The genome window TTCGCCAAATGCTCGAAACGATACAGAGAGCAAAAAGCGTCCGTGATTAGTATTCCTGGATTAACGCTGAGTCAGTGAAAAAGCTAAAATTTTAACGGTTGACTTGAGAGAATTTTCAGAGCagtgaaacaattttttcatcgcaattaattttaattaaaattaaaattaaatataaacgtaAATGGAATCTCTTATAAAAATTCCCAAACCGATGCTGCCAAATAATATTCTTCCtattatttaagtattattaataatattttataattaatataaaatataataattattattttcagtgttaaatgttctttttttttttttaactagaaaaaaatgcttatttagtattgaaaaatatttatacgagATACTCACATATCGTTTCGTTCGCGTTATCTCTCAGCAATCGGCTGAACCATGAGTCATTTTGAGTAATCGAGGTTTTGTATGACGCAGATGATGGAAGCAGCTTGTCGGAGGCGTGCAGCACGCCGATCATCGGCGCGGGATCACGGACGGGCTCTAGTCATGCGGTTCTTGACATGGACGACATCGATCCGAGCCACCTTGCCACTCGTTCATCCCTGTCGAGTCTCGGGGTAAGTACCAGAGATCTGCATCTCGCCCGATTGTGCATGGGGAATGGACGTTAGCACGTGAAACGTGGGCTTGAACCGTGACTCGTCGCGATTTAAACGCGGTCCAGATCGCGGCGCCGTGTCTCGCTTTGATTAACTGGAAGTGGAGGCCAGGCAAAGATCCTCACGACCCTAATTCTCGCGATTTCAGGCACGCTCGGATTCGATGGCGTCGGTATACAGCGGCGCGGGCGAGGGACGTTGCTGCCGGTCCGTGGTCGTCACAGGTGAGGTAGAATTCGCCTTGCAGTACGACTACAAGAATCTGACGTTCGAGGTGCACGTAACCAGATGCAAGAACCTCGCGCCCGTAGACGTGAAGCGCAAGCGATCGGATCCGTAAGTATCTCGCTAGCCGCGTTACATTCCGTTCTTTCCGGCAcgctcgaataaaataaattacatcgcATCCTTTTCTTTAGTTTtcctaaattattttactgcgtcgcggcttttaatttttattttatctacgAGACGAAAGATCGAGCACGAGaatcagattttttaattttttaattgttttcttttttttttttctttttcttttctgcgaTTCTATCTCAGATACGTCAAAGTGTACTTGCTGCCGGACAAGTCGAAGAGCGGTAAGAGAAAAACAAAGGTGAAGAAGCACACCCTGAATCCGGAGTTCAACGAGACCCTGAAGGTGAGTTACCGCCGCCCGTTTGCATGAACGATTAGAGACTCGTTGTTTCGTCATCGCACGAATTTTAGTTCCACATGAGCCTGAGCGGCCTGGAGACGCGGACTCTGTGGCTGACGGTATGGCACTCGGACATGTTCGGCCGCAATGACTTCCTCGGCGAGGTGCGAATGCCGCTGGAGAACAAGATATTCGACGATCCAACACCGCACTGGTATCCTCTTCAAGAGCGGGTGAGCGTTCGCCGTTAATTACAACGCCGGTCTTTATAGAAATTCCTAATTTAACATGAACGAATAAATGCTGATAATTAATCACTTtgagaattaaaaagtaaaagttaatCACtgcctttaatttttataaggaCGAGCGAAGGCAGAGAGcatctttttctatttcctccgGCGATGCACTgcgatattttaaagttttaaaatcgAAGTCATTGATTGCCTCATTGTCATTGAGTGAAGCAAGTCCCCAGCTTGTTGTGCATTGGTCAGGTTGCGTCATTGCGCATTTATCAGGTTACATCACTGTGCATTCAgcagaaaataattgttattccTTCTTTTTGCCGGCAAAAATGTAGGCTGCAACTTTAGAACTGCTTAACGAAAGTGCTttcgatgtattttttttttttataccaacACATAcgaatgcaaatttatataatttaagtGCATACTCTAAATGTAGTTGAATATGTAAAGTccataaaatttacatttctttaatttcagtagaattttaaaatatatttaaaattaaattttcggttaaaaataatctaataaattaacCAGAATTTGTTGAAGTTCcttttaaatttcatatttttttaaataatttttttttttacttttaaaagtaAAGAATCGCTTTCAAGAAGATCTGGCCTTTtgaaatattacttaaaagAATTGAAATGTACACGGACTctcataataattatttgcagaCGGAGCCGTTTGACGATCCGGTCGCATATAAAGGTGAGGTGATCGTTGGACTAAAGTTCGTGCCGCCAGATCCGGCACAGCAGGAACGCGATCGGGAAAGCGGTGTGGAACGTGGTGGCAAAGCGAAGAAGAACTGGAGTCGCGGTGCTCTTCACGTTCTCGTCAAAGAGGCCAGAAATTTGCAGACGCGCGGCAAGAACTCTGGCACCTGCGATCCCTTCTGCAAAAGGTACCTCATTCGTTTGcacatttaatatttgctgacaagatttataattattttgtaattctttttagCTATTTGCTTCCCGACAAGGGACGATCCGGTAAGCAAAAAACCGGGGTCGTTCGTCGGTCAGGCGGTTCGCCAGTTTGGGGTCACACGTTTATCTACAAGGATGTTAGTCTGCAAGAATTAGCAGAGCGCGGATTAGAACTGACGGTCTGGGACCACGATCGAATCGCCAGCAACGAGTTTCTCGGCGGCGTCCGGTTTAATCTCGGCACCGGTACGAAtagaaattgataaaatgtTACTTCTACTGATTCGAGTTGACTACGTCTCTTAGAGCTTCTAAGACTGGCAAAGATATTCTTTGGAGGTTTTCGATAATGTAATGAACGAATCTCTTTCAGGAAAACATTATGGCAAACCGGTGGACTGGATGGACGCGACCGGCCGCGAGTTGTCTCTCTGGCAGAACATGCTCGAGAGGCCGAATTTCTGGGTCGAAGGCGCAGTAACATTAAGGCCGAACTTGCACAATCACGGAAAAAACAACGGTACTTAAAAACAGCGACGCGACGTCCACGTCACCATCCTGGTCTCGTTTCCGAGAGCGGTTCGGGAAGCGCCGCTCTAGTCTAAATCGAATTGTACATAGGCTCCCAAAGCGTCGCGTTTGCAACGGACGTGATCTTGAACgttcgcgaacaaaaaaatcagTGCCTTCGATAGCGACACCAACTCGTCTGATCGTCGGCAAAAGTCCTCCGCGAACCTCCTGCCGACGAAAGTTGCCCATAAGATTTTTAGCTCGAAgccgattaaattaaagtctACTAGCTCTCAGTTTGGTACATCCTATTATGAGTTTCTTattcattttcatttttataacattctataattaatttttatttaaaatgcgcGCTTAAAACTCTACTTAAATATtctcaatataaaattatcatattatttCGTCAAGTAAACTAGAAAGCACAAGATGCTTGCTTTTATtcaaagtattattttttgttttttattggCTGCTTCGCTTTGGTtgttcaaaaaatttaatatttagtatttaagtaaaaataaaaaataattatattaatttaacttcttaTTTGCTTAGTGGtgataaagtttaattatttgaaaaatactataatttacaaaaataaaaaaagcaatcttattaaaaaaaaatctaaatataaatgaaattgcttatttaaaaattaaattgcgaattaatgcgattagatttttttaaattctttatgtatttatttttcaacttGTGCTCTTTTACGCAGAGCCGGTGATGTAATATTAACTCAATGGACGTGccaaatgttaaatattatggCGAATTCATACTATAATAacttttcattatatttttcgagataaaattatagcAAACTTAATttcaatgttattttatttctgaaataatataattttttattgttacaacTCTGGCAATTGTAAACTAGCAAAGCGAAGCGTTTCGAGCTGCATCTTTGTGCAATTCTTTGTATAACTCttgttgtaatttttcttcgtcGTTCTTAATTGCGGAAAAAGCTTCGagagaatatttatatataagtttaCACAACTTATAAGCGTAAGTCGTTATAATTTGTGCAATATTATTGAAACATCGATGATTCTTAAGAAAGTATTGTTAGGTTTTTGAAACGCCCGAAACGGGATGAAAAGCAAAAGTACGTCCGTCCAAGATAATAGCATCCACACATACGTGGTACATGCGTTCATCGCGACGATGAAGAAACAGCGAGTAAACTCTCGCAGAGTTCCAAACGTTGAGCGAACGGACCGCGAAACATTTCGTAATTTCACGAAATTCTACCtcattagaaaaagaaaaacgtccGAAAACATTCTTAAGCTTCACGAAACCGTACTGGAAATCAATAATCACTAAAAAAAGATCGCAATGGCACACCTGTTATTACAAGAAGTTTTGTGAGAAACGCAGGAGAGCAGccgcgattatatttttttacattttaaaagtGTGAATTTTAATGTTTGATTAATATCGTATAAGGAATTATAAGGAATTATCCGAGTCTTCACCGAAAGGATAAAGTATTGGAAAATGGTGGCCACGACTCGCACGCGACAGGCAACTCAGGTTTTTTAGAAAAGTAAGCGACTTTTTTCGCTCACTTGTTCATTCGCGTTAATTGTTGAGTAAATCGGACGAAGAACACGGTCGATAGCTCAACGTTTGGGACGGCCAAGCGACGTCGTGGACACTTTCCTTCGTTGGAAAGGGAGATGCTTCCAGTGTACAGTAGGAACGAGCGAACGGAGGAACGGTGTATTTAATGGGATTTAAATACGACCGCTTCCCCGTGTAATTTTAACGAAAACGCGGATCCTTGTAgatgttatatttatacgtatatgtatatgtaacgCGGGCGTCGAGTCAGGCGCCGCTGAAATTCCCGGGGGAGGGCTTGCCGGAAAGTTTTACTTCCGGCAAAAGCCCGATCCTCCGAGGATTCCAGAATCGTAAAAGGCTCGTATTCGCGGTGCGCGTTTTTCAGCGGCGACTTCCGGTTTCTACGTCGTTCATCTGGCGTTAAATGCAATTCAGCGCAGGCGGTCCTGCATTTACTCGCCAGATGCACCGCCAAGTCGTGTTGTAAATGTCGACTACTCCTAGAGGGTTCGAGGATAAATCGAGGGTCCGAACTGAGAAATTCGTACCTAACTGATTTATTACACCCTCGGCCGTTTGCGAGCATATAACATCGTGAGtcattgtaattatttctaagactctctgtctcttccTGCAAACAGGGTTAACGAAAGGGAACTGTGAAACTGCCTTTAACGTTACGTAGAGATTCGTGTGATGCGTCAATTTTCCGAATGAAAATAGGtgaattaaaaacgtttagctgaaaataattccttttttctttttttattttttgaaatataattggTCTACgacattaattcaattaaattaattttaagtctTCGAACTAATTTACTAAGGTTtgtgtaaatataatatttaaaaaattaaaacaaaataaaaataagtaagaaTCAAAGCGTAGAAAACTCTAAAGTGCcgaattaaacttttatttttttctaaaaagaaacggaagagATCCGTAATGgggtattaattttaatttgtacattCAGTGAAGTGTAATTTTCGTATGAAGTCTCTTTAATTCACCTATCTTCCGTAAGGATCAATATGTGTGTCTTAAGTAACACAGATTCCGAGATAAACATAGGTAGATAAGACTCCGACATTCCTGAACTACTGAATCTAGCGTCATCACGATAATCACTTGTCGTACGCATTTTTGGACCAATAGAGAATCGAGGACTTTATTACAATAATCCATTGCGTTTTCTATCCCGATAGTCCCCCACCCCCAAGTTACTCTACGTATGTTAGTCCAGTCTAGGAATTAACGTTATGCAATGTAATGTTAAAACATAGAAAATcagacatttatttatatgtcgCTCGTCGGTGTACatgataataaaagttttatacgtTTACTCGTAGATCTCGCATAAGTCATTGATTCCAAAAATATACACGTGTGAAAATATACTCTTGTAAGGAGAAAAAGGACAGAATAgagaggaataaaaaatgttccaTGTTATTTATcagcaagaaaaaaatcacATAAATCAGATATTAATCGATACTTCACGAACGTCGAGATGTAACtgatatctttttaaaattttatctgactagaaaaatcttatttttaagaCTTAGTGATGCACGCGATTACAATTAAAGATCACTGTTGGAGATAAATCTGTTACCTTCCGAGTTCTTGCCGGAGTATCGGTACTTGCACTTACCGTACGCACCTCTGTGATCCTGAGGATTGCGCTGTGAGCTCGGCAGAGGTGTGTAATGAATGTTAAAGTGTATGTCGTCAAACTCGCCAACGCGAGGTGAATTGGGGACAAAATTGCGGATCAGTTCTGGAACGAGTCTGACCGTTTTCGAGTATCTGCCACGAGCCTCGGCAGTCAGTCTCTCCTGCTGGGTGATTCTGCGGGAGTCCAGGAAGCGAAGGCTCGCAGGCAGAACGTGAATGGCATACAGCCTATAACGTTCGTAATCGTCCTCGTCGGTGGACGTCGGGTTTGTCAATTGATCGGGACATCCCGGATTGCCTAACAGACTGACGTACTCCACGTTGGGACAGCACTCTCGTATTCTGTCGAGAGCCTTGTCGATGTTGGATATCTGCGAACAGAAACTTGCGTCATTTGGTCCCCGTGCGTTAAAGAATTACGCGTGTCTATCAGCAAACTgtagtaaatatattaataaagtaaaaaaaaaatcataagtCTCTTCTGAGATTTATAACTTcagtaagaaattattttatttccgttaATTTTTCTGAAGCAAACCTTGTTGTTGTTTAGACTTAAAGTGGTCAGAGTTGCCATGTACGGCAGCGTTTTGAGATTATCCAAGCTGTTGTTGTCCAGAATCAGTTCCCGTAGTTGCACGAAGTCTTTCACGCCAGAGACGGAAGTAAGTTCATTGTACGAGAGATCCAACCCGAGGCAGTTGTGGCCGACGACTCCTATAAGCCCGCTGGGGATCTTCTCTGCTCGTTGCCCGGTGTACCAAACCTAGAATAAAGATtgaattagattaattaattgtaataaaaaataataataaataaaataaaaatataaaagcaataataagaataaaaaaaatagagagtattattaatataaatattaaataatttttttacaaaataaattcttggCTAAACtcttttaatatcatttttcacaacgttcattaaattttaatctctcaaaaatttaattgcaaaaaattcttaaatttatttctagtttaataaattaaattaattttttattgataattaaacattacaaaCACACAATTTTTCTCCAAATTAATCGTATTTAAAGAGCAAAGCCAGCAccaaatatttcataaaaaaaaattttttttccactgtCTAACGTTTCTATTTTGTCCTTCTAAATTTGACCGCGTGCTGTCACTACTTCGCAACAGCGGTAAGTGCAAAAGATTGTAGCCGAAAAAGTACAGATCAATGTCAATTAACACGAATCACTGCACGTgagcaaattaaatatcaccGTACGTGATGAAaactgcaaaataattaacgattacCCGTCCGTTATCGAGCGTCAATGCACTCCGGTTGAAGTCTGGCTGATCGTGGCCCGCCATGTTGAACGGATGCCACGCACAGAGAGAGAGCGGAAAAATTATCGCGCAGTTTAATGTCATAGATAACGCCTTGCACATGTGCGTGTATCCACGTACGTTATTACCATAACATTACAGCTGGATATCCCGTCGTTATAAAATCATGTACAACACGGCTCGTTGGTCTAGGGGTATGATTCTCGCTTAGGGTGCGAGAGGTCCCGGGTTCaaatcccggacgagcccttttttttaaatttattattttatttttgccatCGTATCTGATTACACCAATTAcagtattgaaatattataataaataaaataaattaatattccgacaatttaataaaaggtTACAggattattctttttttttttattaaatttcatacagataatatatgtatatatttcattgcgtcgtattcatatattaatatttgtaacttatttttttaaataaattcttcaacatttttatatacaattagcATTAAtcacatatgtataatacggTATCACAAATATACAGAAATACAAGTCGTGCAAAATTCAGAGCCACTGAATTTTGTATTGCAGTAAAATGTCAGATTACCAattggtaattaaaaataatcaataaataatatttaaataaaattaatttataaaatcgttcagtgtttttttatttttttttaccttgtGTATTGTGCGAgatatgttatttattttcctaATTGAAGTTTTACTAGACGAAAAGTCGACTTTACCCTCCTCAATCTTTGAATGCACTTGCTCATCGTTGTTCAATTTATCTTCCTCTAGTACTTGAGCAGGTTCATTTGTCGACAAATCAGGAAGAGCGTTCTCATCGGTCTTTAAATCAGTAGCGCTGAagcaaataaataactaaataattatataactcaataattaaataaacgtaacaAACATTTCATGTTTTACTGCACCTCCTATCGTTCGAAGGTATTTTAGATTGAAGTTTTACACGCAACGAGTTTATTTCGTTATAAAGCTGTATCACAGATTGAAAGTTTTCCACCATCGCAGCCGACTCGGCATCGTTATCGTGAAACAATTCCTCGTTGAACGGTTTCGTAGCGATATATTCTACAAGATAGAAATAACGATTTCTAATTTCGCAATCTCTAACGACACGTCGCACATTCGTATGGTAAGAAACGCACGCCTGAGCAATTGTGCGCCCTCCGCTTTGTATTCCGCGATCTCTTCGTCCTTTCGCTTCACCAGGTCCAGCAGAGCCCTGTATCGGCGAACCAGCTCTATCGACGTCACGCAAAGCGGTATCGTCACAATTTCGCAAAACTGCTGCGACGTCCCCTCGACAAAATCCAGAGAAAACTTTAACTTTACGTCGATTTCCGGTATATCTATTCGCAATTCTATTCGACGCTCGGCGATATCTCGGACAGCCTTGTGCACGTACTGAGGAATATCGTTCAGCATCTCCAGCACCAATTTCTTCCAGTCAAAAGCTTCCAGGGTCAACAAGCGATTCTCGCTCTACAAAATTAACGTACTTCATTATTCACGtaaaacatatgtataaaaaaataaactttaatcgatGCTTTTGTTTTTAGACCCGttacgagaaataaaaatcttaaaacaatttaaatacctGGCATTTGTTAAACATAGTTTCGTCCGTCAGAGTCGTTGTGTAAATTTCCTTCAAGTTTGTTAAGAAGATTTTCCACGAGCCACTCTCCCTTGTAAAACAAACTATGTGCTCTTCATTCTCTATTTGGAGATTCTTCCAATCTCTGTTCTGCACGTAGCACTCAGAAATCACATTTATTTCGCGGTTTTCcatggtaataaaaaaaaaaaaaacagatgaACTTTAACGTTATAGGTTATCGTATAACTCTATAACCTCTTTTAAGCGTCTCAGTCAATTcccgaattaattttccaaataaataatttttaaattaattttattacataatttgcACGCAGATGCATTAATATTTGgatgtaaaaatttgtatgtatttttattgttaaataaatttaacagttAACTGATATACAGCACCGTTCTTACTTCGATATATATCGAATAAAACACGATTTCTACGCGTTATGCGTATGCGTTTTTGGTGCTACAGCGCCTCTAAGCAGCTACAGCATGTAATACGCATGTGATCGATACATCGGAAAGGAAAATACAATGTAATAAGTACATTGCGATTATTCAAAacgattattttctatttaattcttCATATCTCCTGCAGAAGAATTagcgttatatttttttgaaatattactGAATCCTGCattgaatattaaatctaatcAACCAAGCTTCTCTCGCGATACCTCGATATCTCTAGAATGATAATCGAGTGTCGGTCGAACGGATGAATATATGCTTCCACCTCGAGATTTTGTATCAGAACATTCGAATttgagtaaataaaaaattacaaagagtttttaaagtaaaaaaaaaatttactataGTTGAAAATAAGCTTgagatgcaatttttataataaaacctCAAAAATCTAAAGATattcgcatttattattttgcacttTGCTGTAAACATGAAATATTCCGATAAATGCAAGTcagcgaataataataaagaatatgaataaatagcaatttaaaatattataaaaaaaatacttaagtaataaaataattagaattcaAAATATCAGTGGCGAACGTAATTTTTTGGTCTCTTCTCGCCTGGACACTTTCTGCCAATTGGTAAACACCGAAGAATCGCGTTTGCACGTGTAAACGCAATCACAGGATTTATCCGCGCGGTTCTCGTCGGGCGGCGAGAAATTTTCGATTTTACGTAAACGCGCCTTCGACGCATTACCAGatactttctctcttttcgttATCAGATAATTACGGAGCAGCACGCCACGTTTCGGCGAGAGTTCGAGAAATTCTTTCACGAAAACCCCGTCGAGCTCGGCACTTCGCATTATCGTGTCGGTGTTTTCTACaaggaattatatttattaattaaaagtgttatatgttaaaataaatttttcaaccgTTTATGAAATTAGTTAAACACGTATGAACAGATATTATTGCGGCTGTATCTGTATCGTAAAAGAGAATGTTGCATTTACTGTGCATTTTTCCTGTAACGCTTTTCTTTCTTGAACAACTGTTATTTAAATTGGCATCGGACGAGCCACGTATTTCATCCGCACCATCGTGCAGTCTCAATTTAAAGAGAGAATCTTCTATTTCGTGTGTACTTAACGATGCTATTTCGCGATTCGCGATTGCACGCTGTAATAAAAGTGCCTTAGAGAAAGTTGCGACAACCGGtccgaattttaattattcaattatgaCGCAAATTCTTAAGGTTAaagatacatattttaaaatatgcattCATTTGGATTTACCAGGCTGTCAAAAATTTCATCTTTTCTGCATTTTAATACTAAGCTGTTTAAAATATCCTTGGCATgcgtgtttaatttttttataatattcgacAAATCGTGATATTCGAGTTTGAGCTGCCTGACGAGATAACTCTCGGTTTCCGAAATTGGCACGTCAGGCTCGATCGCGTTTTCGTGTAAAAGGTGACAGGATGTGCCTGCATCTTTAACTAAAACGGCATCCTGAGAACCATCTGCTCTATTACTTCTGCAACGAGTCATCTTGTcattgtcattttttttttaattacaaattaatataaaaaaaattattataaagaaatatatgtcCTATTGTTAGTTCGATATGTACCTACAtttacag of Cardiocondyla obscurior isolate alpha-2009 linkage group LG15, Cobs3.1, whole genome shotgun sequence contains these proteins:
- the LOC139108534 gene encoding uncharacterized protein; translated protein: MENREINVISECYVQNRDWKNLQIENEEHIVCFTRESGSWKIFLTNLKEIYTTTLTDETMFNKCQSENRLLTLEAFDWKKLVLEMLNDIPQYVHKAVRDIAERRIELRIDIPEIDVKLKFSLDFVEGTSQQFCEIVTIPLCVTSIELVRRYRALLDLVKRKDEEIAEYKAEGAQLLRQYIATKPFNEELFHDNDAESAAMVENFQSVIQLYNEINSLRVKLQSKIPSNDRSATDLKTDENALPDLSTNEPAQVLEEDKLNNDEQVHSKIEEGKVDFSSSKTSIRKINNISRTIHKVKKNKKTLNDFALSMTLNCAIIFPLSLCAWHPFNMAGHDQPDFNRSALTLDNGRVWYTGQRAEKIPSGLIGVVGHNCLGLDLSYNELTSVSGVKDFVQLRELILDNNSLDNLKTLPYMATLTTLSLNNNKISNIDKALDRIRECCPNVEYVSLLGNPGCPDQLTNPTSTDEDDYERYRLYAIHVLPASLRFLDSRRITQQERLTAEARGRYSKTVRLVPELIRNFVPNSPRVGEFDDIHFNIHYTPLPSSQRNPQDHRGAYGKCKYRYSGKNSEGNRFISNSDL
- the LOC139108535 gene encoding uncharacterized protein, translating into MTPKALEGDDRSGSAAIIIVVGSPEAGDAPVGIMSERRKYPVASCTEAARNAFLSRRDKKLVPRYASAMPSNSINTAKNYTRKFAGFQNNSFKKLSNVEVDYRRFPYYRSNRADGSQDAVLVKDAGTSCHLLHENAIEPDVPISETESYLVRQLKLEYHDLSNIIKKLNTHAKDILNSLVLKCRKDEIFDSLRAIANREIASLSTHEIEDSLFKLRLHDGADEIRGSSDANLNNSCSRKKSVTGKMHKNTDTIMRSAELDGVFVKEFLELSPKRGVLLRNYLITKREKVSGNASKARLRKIENFSPPDENRADKSCDCVYTCKRDSSVFTNWQKVSRREETKKLRSPLIF